In Microbulbifer sp. GL-2, the following are encoded in one genomic region:
- a CDS encoding DNA binding protein, producing MFQEYEQLEQQIAEHQARIEELQEQMAQAERKKDGVIAFDKALVNLAAEYQMEEEEFFVARGQQVVEWLIDQLGDEDAPDYVQTLKSRVARYLKKEGDSPRRGRRAAPANKSAEPKLETGHYRNPYTGATVEKKKRNPKALSQWIDEYGLDTVKEWKI from the coding sequence ATGTTTCAGGAATACGAACAACTTGAACAACAAATCGCCGAGCACCAGGCGAGAATCGAAGAACTGCAAGAGCAAATGGCCCAGGCAGAACGTAAAAAAGATGGCGTAATCGCCTTTGACAAGGCATTGGTTAACCTGGCTGCTGAATACCAGATGGAAGAGGAAGAGTTCTTCGTCGCCCGTGGTCAGCAGGTTGTTGAATGGTTGATTGATCAGTTGGGTGATGAGGACGCTCCAGACTATGTCCAGACCCTGAAATCCCGTGTAGCCCGTTACCTGAAGAAAGAGGGAGATTCTCCCCGTCGTGGTCGCCGCGCTGCACCGGCTAATAAGTCTGCTGAGCCCAAGCTGGAAACCGGCCACTACCGCAATCCCTATACTGGCGCCACTGTAGAAAAGAAAAAGCGTAACCCGAAAGCGCTGAGTCAGTGGATCGATGAGTATGGGTTGGACACTGTAAAAGAGTGGAAGATCTAA
- the cobB gene encoding Sir2 family NAD+-dependent deacetylase, with the protein MQYHNIVVLTGAGISAESGIRTFRGAEGLWENHRIEDVATPEAFARNPRLVQRFYNERRRHLLSGAVTPNSAHRALASLEREFSGNFLLVTQNIDDLHERAGSSNLIHIHGELLKARCSTSGQQFPIHSDLEISDSCPCCGLNGTLRPHVVWFGEMPLHMDIIYEALSQCDLFISIGTSGNVYPAAGFVECANLAGAHSVELNLERSNIGDAFAEHRYGPASEVVNHFVCELLE; encoded by the coding sequence ATGCAATATCACAATATCGTGGTCCTCACCGGTGCCGGTATCTCGGCAGAATCCGGAATTCGCACTTTTCGTGGAGCCGAGGGCCTTTGGGAAAACCATCGCATTGAGGATGTCGCCACGCCGGAAGCCTTCGCGCGCAATCCTCGCTTGGTACAGCGTTTTTACAACGAGAGACGCCGGCATTTACTTTCAGGAGCGGTCACTCCCAACAGCGCCCATCGCGCTCTGGCAAGTCTGGAGAGGGAATTCTCCGGGAACTTTTTATTGGTGACACAAAATATTGATGACCTGCACGAGCGGGCTGGCAGCAGCAACCTGATTCATATACACGGGGAGTTACTGAAAGCGCGCTGCAGTACCAGTGGTCAACAGTTCCCTATTCACTCCGATCTGGAAATAAGTGACAGCTGCCCCTGCTGCGGCCTGAACGGTACTCTGCGCCCTCACGTAGTCTGGTTTGGAGAAATGCCTTTGCATATGGATATCATTTACGAAGCCCTGAGCCAGTGCGACCTATTTATCAGCATCGGCACTTCCGGCAACGTCTACCCCGCAGCGGGCTTTGTGGAGTGCGCCAACCTGGCGGGCGCCCATAGTGTGGAACTCAACCTGGAGCGCAGTAATATTGGCGATGCTTTCGCCGAGCATCGCTATGGACCCGCCTCAGAAGTGGTCAATCACTTTGTCTGTGAGCTACTGGAATAG
- a CDS encoding SLC13 family permease: MTLDQLLILIILMVTIALFIWGPWRHDMVALASLLACVFTGLIPPESAFSGFGHPAVVTVACVLILSRGLQNTGAMDALAQRVVPRSGNITLAMLLLTGLGALLSGFMNNVGALALLMPVAADMAEKQNLAPGKVLMPLSFATILGGMTTLIGTPPNLVVSGFRASAGAGSYGMFDFTPVGLVVTLVGLLFIGLIGWRLVPGRGQAGASSFDTGTYLTEAVVGEKSAAAGKSLREIGKLLAAEDAQVVGIVHNDARVSPATPWHRAHSGDILVIEAEPESLAASLTSLGLKMVGESEDAQKDKVQPVEQSAPAAVESKDKGGEKEKNSPHREEMQLRELVVMPDSFLVGRSIQFLHLSARYQIHLLALSRRGRRSVRRLRSTPLLAGDALLMMGADDNLNSFAREQGCVPLAQRDISMPNKEKSAIALIAMAVAVGGAAFGLIPAAISFAACVLAFMALKVVPLRNIYEALDGSVIVLLGTLIAVADVMEATGAADLVAQVLLDNLAQGSAVVALALILIVTMTLSDFMNNVATAAVMCSIAFSTAEQLAVNPDSFLMAVAIGASCAFLTPVGHQNNTLILGPGGFDFGDYWRMGLPLEILVVLVSIPVLLWVWPL, from the coding sequence ATGACCCTCGACCAGTTGCTGATCCTGATCATCCTGATGGTGACTATCGCACTGTTTATATGGGGCCCCTGGCGGCACGATATGGTAGCCCTGGCGTCTCTGCTCGCTTGTGTATTCACCGGGTTAATTCCACCAGAAAGCGCCTTTAGCGGATTTGGTCACCCTGCAGTGGTCACTGTCGCCTGTGTCTTGATCTTGAGCCGCGGGCTGCAAAATACTGGAGCGATGGATGCTCTGGCACAGCGTGTGGTGCCACGCAGCGGTAACATTACCCTGGCGATGCTGTTGCTTACCGGTTTGGGAGCACTCTTGTCGGGCTTTATGAACAATGTTGGCGCCTTGGCGCTTCTGATGCCGGTGGCCGCAGATATGGCGGAAAAGCAAAATCTGGCACCTGGCAAGGTTTTGATGCCGCTCTCTTTTGCCACCATCCTTGGTGGTATGACAACTTTAATTGGTACGCCACCAAATCTGGTGGTATCCGGTTTTCGCGCCAGTGCCGGCGCCGGAAGCTACGGAATGTTCGACTTTACTCCAGTAGGGCTGGTGGTGACGTTAGTGGGATTGCTGTTTATTGGCCTGATTGGCTGGCGACTGGTGCCCGGGCGCGGACAGGCTGGCGCATCCAGTTTTGATACTGGTACCTATCTGACTGAAGCTGTGGTTGGGGAGAAAAGTGCTGCTGCGGGTAAAAGTCTGCGTGAGATTGGCAAGCTGCTCGCCGCTGAGGATGCCCAAGTAGTGGGTATTGTGCACAACGACGCCCGTGTGTCCCCTGCAACTCCCTGGCACCGGGCGCACAGCGGCGACATCTTAGTGATTGAGGCTGAGCCGGAATCCCTTGCCGCCAGCTTGACCAGCCTTGGACTCAAAATGGTGGGTGAGTCGGAGGATGCGCAGAAAGACAAAGTTCAGCCAGTAGAGCAGAGTGCTCCCGCTGCAGTCGAGAGCAAAGATAAAGGGGGAGAAAAGGAAAAAAACTCTCCTCATCGCGAAGAAATGCAGCTGCGCGAGCTGGTAGTGATGCCTGATTCCTTCCTGGTGGGTCGATCAATCCAGTTTTTACACTTGTCGGCTCGCTACCAGATCCATTTACTGGCCCTCTCCCGGCGTGGACGACGCTCAGTGCGCAGGTTGCGCTCTACACCGTTACTGGCGGGTGATGCCCTGTTAATGATGGGGGCAGATGACAACCTGAATAGTTTTGCACGGGAGCAGGGTTGTGTCCCCCTGGCACAGAGGGATATCAGTATGCCGAACAAGGAAAAATCAGCCATTGCGCTGATTGCCATGGCGGTGGCAGTGGGAGGAGCCGCCTTTGGTCTGATTCCTGCGGCCATCTCTTTTGCCGCCTGCGTGCTGGCATTTATGGCGCTGAAAGTCGTGCCGCTGCGCAATATTTATGAGGCTCTGGATGGCTCGGTGATTGTGCTATTGGGTACTTTGATAGCAGTAGCGGATGTCATGGAGGCTACCGGTGCTGCGGATTTGGTAGCGCAGGTATTACTGGATAACCTGGCTCAGGGCAGTGCAGTAGTGGCCCTGGCATTGATTTTGATTGTCACCATGACTCTGTCAGATTTTATGAATAATGTGGCCACTGCGGCGGTGATGTGCTCGATAGCCTTTAGTACTGCAGAGCAGCTGGCAGTAAATCCGGACAGTTTCCTGATGGCGGTGGCGATCGGTGCGTCCTGCGCGTTCCTGACCCCGGTTGGTCACCAGAATAATACATTGATACTGGGGCCGGGAGGCTTCGACTTTGGCGATTACTGGCGTATGGGGCTGCCCCTGGAGATACTGGTGGTGTTGGTCAGCATCCCTGTATTGTTGTGGGTCTGGCCCCTCTAA
- a CDS encoding DUF748 domain-containing protein has translation MQNISSCIPSGYFDKGTHCFKLGNLQLSGDFTSGEGLLFSLLKAERVDLLSPQGELLVNGESITLSQVSLDNQEWRLAWGEAVHFHFFDRDSNAPEYDRHSTVGDFRLLHIEELTFDRRYKLLNIDFIDFLRPRFILVRDDHGHFPVLQELAQLRGIKGADRIDLERKKPLPLSYHIRDIYLRHGTFTWVDRQDEFRARLPVRDINLNLSHFSNLGEHPAAVLVANGRPGGFGDIQLGGTIDYLGDNIWNADLTGYLENVNLIPATPYMAKLLGYKILQGQMDAVVNIHVQENQLNAFADVKLEKIKVRRVRKDDQLPVKSKLIPLNVALWLLKDGQGNVKFGMPVTGNIHDPKFSLAFVFSELLQKAIFDALLSYLTPYGIYLLAKLAWGRFMAKDFDSIEFAPGSTELSGVAMGQLQQMLVVLHKHPDTRPGVCGIANARDWNAMYPQSTVGLRGSRRLLADFYRNPPIFLREEFERLAQERSRKVERYLIDAGIPAAELIPCAPDYNGRDFGEPRVDFSN, from the coding sequence TTGCAGAATATTTCCAGCTGTATCCCCAGCGGTTATTTTGATAAAGGGACGCACTGCTTTAAGCTTGGTAACTTGCAGTTGAGTGGAGATTTTACCAGCGGGGAAGGTCTGCTGTTTTCATTATTGAAAGCAGAGAGGGTTGATCTACTATCCCCCCAGGGGGAGCTATTGGTAAACGGCGAAAGTATTACCTTGTCACAAGTGTCCCTAGATAACCAAGAGTGGCGCCTCGCTTGGGGAGAGGCAGTTCACTTTCACTTTTTTGATCGAGATAGTAATGCACCAGAGTACGATCGTCACAGTACAGTAGGTGATTTCAGGCTGTTACATATCGAAGAGCTAACCTTTGATCGGCGCTATAAACTGTTGAATATAGATTTTATCGACTTCCTGCGGCCAAGGTTTATTTTAGTGCGCGATGATCATGGACACTTCCCAGTATTACAGGAATTAGCCCAACTGAGAGGCATCAAGGGGGCAGACAGGATTGATCTGGAACGAAAAAAGCCCCTCCCTCTGTCCTACCATATTAGAGATATTTACCTGCGGCACGGTACATTTACCTGGGTTGATCGACAGGATGAATTTCGTGCTCGATTGCCTGTACGTGATATCAATCTAAACCTTAGTCATTTTAGTAACTTGGGAGAGCACCCTGCGGCCGTGCTGGTTGCTAATGGCAGGCCTGGAGGCTTTGGTGATATTCAGTTGGGGGGCACCATTGATTATCTGGGTGATAATATATGGAATGCCGATTTAACTGGCTATCTTGAAAATGTAAATCTGATTCCCGCAACACCCTACATGGCCAAGTTACTCGGATACAAAATCCTGCAGGGACAAATGGATGCTGTAGTGAACATCCATGTACAAGAAAATCAACTGAATGCCTTTGCCGATGTGAAGTTAGAAAAAATTAAGGTCCGGCGTGTTCGTAAGGATGATCAGTTACCGGTTAAATCAAAGCTTATTCCCTTAAATGTAGCACTCTGGCTACTAAAAGATGGACAGGGGAATGTGAAGTTTGGAATGCCGGTTACAGGCAATATTCACGATCCAAAATTTTCCCTGGCATTTGTCTTTAGTGAATTGCTGCAAAAGGCAATTTTTGATGCGCTGTTAAGTTACTTAACACCCTACGGTATTTATCTACTGGCGAAGTTGGCCTGGGGAAGGTTTATGGCAAAAGATTTTGACTCTATTGAGTTTGCCCCCGGCAGTACAGAATTGAGCGGTGTGGCTATGGGCCAGTTACAGCAAATGCTTGTTGTGCTGCACAAACACCCGGATACTCGCCCCGGGGTTTGCGGTATAGCTAATGCCAGAGACTGGAATGCGATGTATCCACAGTCTACAGTAGGCTTACGGGGAAGCCGCCGTCTTCTTGCTGATTTCTATCGTAATCCACCTATCTTTTTACGGGAGGAGTTTGAAAGACTCGCCCAAGAGCGCAGCCGAAAGGTGGAACGATATTTGATCGATGCAGGTATTCCAGCAGCAGAGTTGATTCCTTGCGCTCCAGACTACAATGGACGGGATTTTGGAGAGCCAAGAGTAGATTTTTCAAATTAA
- the selD gene encoding selenide, water dikinase SelD, with translation MQEHPNYQDIVLVGGGHTHAIVLQMWAMNPLPGARLTLVSPQVQTAYSGMLPGMVAGHYSLDDTHIDLTRLCRAAGARFIQACAHNIDLEERKISLLGRPPLEYDLLSLDVGATPARELPGSELAVPIKPIGHFYRFWQKLQKHVQKTRAPLKLGIVGGGAGGCELAMAMAHAMEEQIYSGRVQVHLIHAAAQIPQGYPLLARKLMERELDQLGVQLHRNWPVAEITEQGVRNDCGNLLELDQVLLSTNACAPPWLANSGLALDEKGFVLVDRKLRAQGRQEIFACGDVASFSSEPLPKAGVYAVRQGPILFHNLRSSLIGRPLKAFRPQKSFLSLLSCGGKRAIAVRNGMAAAGGLLWRWKDHIDRTFMQRFSDLPIAMEEMSGTQSQEILTQRDGISLAVMRCNGCGAKVGAEVLRRALQNLPTQQSEYLLRGVGDDAAVIDLPADQLLVQSSDQLRSLVADPWLFGRIATLHALSDLFAMHARPVSAQVLATLPTAAAEITQRDLQQLLAGAIYELNRHNCALSGGHTAEGVEMQLGLTVNGLAERDQLLEKIGAREGDCLILSKPLGVGTILAAEGMGEAEGRWVQKALECMLLSNANAAEMFAQHGAHALTDVTGFGLLGHLLEMLDADNLGATLIAEQLPLISGAAKCIERGWLSSLQPQNARAYTAVENPQEWQSLPHWALLADPQTSGGLLAAVPQAHAETCVRDLLQSGCGQAAIIGVITHTNNVQSSVHLCRNGNWRQLITRDNEAVQSQV, from the coding sequence ATGCAGGAGCACCCTAATTACCAGGATATCGTTCTGGTCGGCGGCGGACATACCCACGCCATAGTGCTGCAGATGTGGGCTATGAATCCATTACCTGGCGCACGCCTGACCCTGGTTTCCCCACAAGTGCAAACCGCCTACTCAGGCATGTTGCCGGGCATGGTGGCAGGCCACTACTCATTGGATGATACCCATATAGATTTAACCCGGCTATGTCGTGCAGCCGGTGCGCGCTTCATACAAGCCTGCGCCCATAACATTGATCTCGAAGAGCGCAAAATCTCCCTTTTGGGGCGCCCGCCACTGGAGTACGACCTGTTGTCACTGGATGTAGGCGCAACCCCGGCACGGGAACTGCCGGGGTCGGAGCTGGCTGTCCCGATCAAGCCCATTGGGCACTTTTACCGCTTCTGGCAAAAGTTGCAAAAACATGTACAGAAAACCCGTGCGCCCCTCAAGCTGGGTATTGTCGGTGGCGGTGCCGGGGGCTGTGAATTGGCCATGGCTATGGCTCACGCAATGGAGGAGCAGATATACTCCGGGCGGGTTCAGGTACACCTGATTCACGCCGCCGCGCAAATCCCCCAGGGCTACCCTTTACTCGCGCGCAAACTGATGGAACGTGAACTCGATCAACTCGGGGTACAACTGCATCGCAACTGGCCGGTTGCAGAAATTACCGAGCAGGGGGTGCGCAATGACTGCGGCAATCTGCTGGAACTCGACCAGGTGCTCCTGTCCACCAATGCCTGCGCGCCACCCTGGCTGGCTAATTCAGGCTTGGCACTGGATGAAAAGGGATTTGTACTGGTGGATCGCAAACTGCGCGCCCAGGGGCGGCAGGAAATCTTTGCCTGTGGCGATGTAGCCAGCTTCTCCTCGGAGCCCCTGCCCAAAGCCGGCGTCTACGCAGTACGCCAGGGGCCAATTCTCTTTCACAATCTGCGCTCCTCTCTTATCGGGCGCCCACTGAAAGCCTTCCGTCCTCAAAAAAGCTTTCTCAGCCTGCTGTCCTGCGGTGGCAAGCGTGCAATCGCGGTGCGCAACGGGATGGCCGCTGCCGGCGGTCTGCTATGGCGTTGGAAGGATCATATCGACCGCACTTTCATGCAGCGTTTTAGTGACCTGCCCATCGCCATGGAGGAAATGTCCGGGACCCAATCCCAGGAGATATTAACTCAGCGCGATGGAATCTCCTTAGCTGTCATGCGCTGCAATGGTTGCGGAGCGAAGGTTGGAGCAGAAGTCTTAAGACGCGCGCTGCAGAATCTACCAACCCAACAGTCTGAATATCTATTGCGCGGCGTAGGCGACGATGCTGCGGTGATAGACCTGCCCGCCGACCAATTGCTGGTACAGAGTTCCGACCAACTGCGTTCGCTGGTGGCCGATCCCTGGCTATTCGGACGAATTGCCACCCTACATGCACTCTCAGACCTGTTTGCTATGCATGCCCGCCCAGTGAGTGCACAGGTGCTGGCAACCCTGCCCACCGCTGCTGCGGAAATTACCCAGCGTGATTTACAACAATTACTGGCCGGTGCCATTTACGAGCTCAACCGCCACAATTGTGCCCTCTCCGGGGGACATACCGCCGAGGGTGTGGAGATGCAGCTGGGTCTCACCGTGAATGGTCTGGCCGAACGCGACCAGTTATTGGAGAAAATTGGCGCCCGCGAAGGGGATTGCCTGATCCTGAGCAAGCCCCTGGGTGTGGGTACCATTCTCGCTGCCGAGGGCATGGGCGAAGCTGAAGGACGCTGGGTGCAGAAAGCACTGGAGTGCATGTTGCTCAGCAATGCAAATGCTGCGGAGATGTTCGCACAGCATGGCGCACACGCCCTCACCGATGTCACCGGTTTCGGCCTGCTCGGCCATCTGCTGGAAATGCTCGACGCCGACAATCTCGGGGCCACCCTGATCGCTGAACAGCTCCCATTGATTTCAGGCGCGGCAAAGTGCATCGAGCGCGGCTGGCTCTCCAGCCTGCAACCACAAAATGCCCGCGCTTACACCGCAGTAGAAAACCCCCAGGAATGGCAGTCCCTGCCACATTGGGCGTTACTTGCAGATCCACAGACCAGCGGTGGCCTACTCGCTGCTGTACCGCAGGCACATGCTGAAACCTGCGTGCGTGACCTGCTGCAAAGTGGCTGTGGGCAGGCTGCGATCATCGGGGTCATCACTCACACCAATAATGTACAGTCCAGTGTGCATCTATGCCGAAATGGGAACTGGCGCCAGCTGATAACCCGCGACAATGAGGCGGTGCAAAGCCAAGTTTGA
- a CDS encoding GFA family protein: MCRKWSGGPLLAVDCQTNVEIFGEEHVAVFDSSDWAERGFCSKCGSHLFYRLKETQQYSVPAGIFDLPQEVKMTHQIFIDEKPGYYDFANETRNITGLELVTEFSGE; encoded by the coding sequence ATGTGTAGAAAATGGAGCGGTGGTCCCTTGCTTGCGGTGGATTGCCAAACCAATGTGGAGATCTTCGGAGAGGAACATGTTGCCGTATTTGACTCCTCAGACTGGGCAGAACGTGGCTTTTGCTCCAAATGTGGTTCCCACCTCTTTTACCGTTTGAAAGAAACTCAACAGTACTCGGTTCCAGCGGGAATTTTTGACCTTCCTCAGGAGGTGAAGATGACTCACCAGATCTTTATCGATGAAAAACCTGGGTACTACGATTTTGCCAACGAGACCAGGAATATCACGGGCCTGGAGTTGGTGACGGAGTTTTCCGGAGAGTAA
- a CDS encoding carboxymuconolactone decarboxylase family protein, with amino-acid sequence MSNFSFLRSEASPQEIFCHLHGSGPSILRTFEAAMRSPSELSRGERELIATFISAMNGCRYCYLSHAEVARAHGEADDLIEAALSGVISQFPEKLQVIFSLAEKIAISAHSISKKEIELTIAKGWKEQTALDVIFVVSCFSLINRLVSAAGIEPLPLQRNIEVGNYIAKNGYYQENQKE; translated from the coding sequence ATGAGTAATTTTTCCTTCTTACGATCCGAGGCCTCACCGCAAGAAATATTCTGCCATTTACACGGTTCTGGACCAAGCATCCTTAGGACATTTGAAGCAGCAATGAGAAGTCCTTCTGAATTGTCTCGCGGGGAGCGCGAGTTAATCGCAACATTCATTTCTGCTATGAATGGATGCCGATACTGCTATCTATCCCACGCAGAGGTGGCGCGTGCACATGGTGAAGCAGACGATTTGATAGAAGCGGCTCTCTCAGGCGTTATCAGCCAGTTCCCCGAAAAGTTGCAGGTTATTTTTAGCTTGGCAGAAAAAATAGCAATCAGCGCTCACTCAATCTCAAAGAAAGAGATCGAACTTACTATTGCAAAAGGATGGAAAGAGCAGACTGCATTGGATGTCATTTTTGTTGTATCTTGCTTTTCCTTGATTAACCGCCTGGTATCAGCTGCAGGAATAGAGCCCCTGCCCCTTCAGCGTAATATTGAAGTTGGAAATTATATTGCGAAAAATGGCTACTATCAGGAAAACCAGAAAGAATAA
- a CDS encoding histidine phosphatase family protein, producing the protein MFSRITARFVCVVMVLFGMGAWADNKTTESDNQVIYLVRHAEKQRGISSGMNPHLTEAGQQRARQLARVLGQVGIDAVYSTDYARTKETAEPLAEHLGIPVQTYNPRKLKAFAGELGEAGRRILVVGHSNTTPKLVELLGGDKGRPIRELDEYDRLYIVIRDRGEVITLLQRYGADSSAKAKRKSTSEAAGERE; encoded by the coding sequence GTGTTTTCCCGTATAACTGCCCGCTTTGTCTGTGTCGTAATGGTGCTGTTTGGAATGGGTGCCTGGGCTGACAATAAAACCACAGAATCTGATAACCAGGTTATTTACCTGGTGCGACATGCGGAAAAACAGCGTGGGATCAGTAGTGGAATGAATCCGCACCTGACAGAAGCAGGGCAGCAGCGTGCCAGGCAGTTAGCCCGTGTGCTTGGCCAGGTGGGTATCGATGCAGTGTACAGCACTGATTATGCGCGCACCAAAGAGACAGCGGAACCACTTGCTGAACACCTGGGCATACCGGTACAAACTTATAACCCGCGCAAACTTAAGGCGTTTGCCGGAGAGTTGGGTGAGGCCGGTCGGCGTATACTGGTGGTTGGGCACAGTAACACAACCCCCAAACTGGTGGAGCTACTCGGTGGTGATAAGGGTCGGCCGATCAGGGAGCTGGATGAGTACGACCGCCTCTATATTGTGATCCGAGATCGCGGTGAAGTGATCACTTTATTACAACGCTACGGTGCCGACAGCAGTGCCAAAGCCAAGCGTAAATCAACTAGTGAGGCGGCAGGGGAGCGAGAGTAG
- a CDS encoding NAD(P)/FAD-dependent oxidoreductase, with protein MQKIVIIGGGASGLHLATRLGHYFNFSQGLRRRRKSPSVQVTLVDKNRTHIWKPLLHQVAAGALDANMDALNYQVHARANGYEFQLGALQSLDRKQRLLKLGAVLDDDGCELVPARELEYDYLVLCIGSQSNDFSTPGVRQHCVFLDSSEQAQKFHQQLLNHFLRLETCVEEKLQIAIVGGGATGVELSAELVDAAKLMGNYGRIHSDAIEITVIEAGPHLLPALPARLGNNAEKELGKMGVRVLTSCNIAGASASGLTTGDGEEIPASIRVWAAGVKAPEFLSHLDGLATNRLNQLEVTTTLQTQSDPHIFAMGDCASCIDGDEQRVPPRAQAAQQMATLTANNLIALFEDKPLKHFYYRDRGSLVSLSKYTAVGNLMGALVKGSLTVEGRIAGFAYRSLYRMHLAAIHGWPKAMLLYLVGQANRAVSPRLKLH; from the coding sequence ATGCAGAAAATTGTGATTATTGGCGGTGGCGCCAGCGGCCTGCACTTGGCCACGCGTCTCGGGCACTATTTCAACTTCTCTCAGGGGCTGCGACGGCGGCGTAAATCTCCCTCAGTACAAGTCACACTGGTCGATAAAAATCGTACCCATATCTGGAAGCCCCTCCTCCACCAGGTCGCAGCCGGCGCACTCGACGCCAATATGGACGCCCTCAATTATCAAGTTCACGCTCGCGCCAACGGCTACGAGTTCCAATTGGGTGCACTGCAATCCCTCGATAGAAAACAGCGGCTACTGAAGCTAGGCGCAGTGCTGGACGATGACGGTTGCGAGCTGGTGCCCGCACGGGAGTTGGAATACGACTATTTGGTGTTGTGCATTGGCAGCCAGAGCAACGATTTCAGTACACCCGGTGTACGCCAACACTGTGTCTTTCTCGATAGCAGTGAACAGGCACAGAAATTCCACCAGCAGCTGCTCAACCATTTCCTACGCCTGGAAACCTGCGTCGAGGAAAAACTACAGATTGCCATCGTCGGCGGTGGTGCCACTGGAGTTGAGTTGTCCGCTGAATTAGTAGATGCTGCTAAATTAATGGGGAATTACGGCCGCATCCACTCCGATGCAATAGAGATAACAGTCATCGAAGCCGGTCCTCACCTGCTGCCGGCACTGCCCGCAAGGCTCGGCAACAATGCCGAAAAAGAGTTGGGGAAAATGGGGGTGCGCGTACTAACCAGTTGCAATATTGCCGGTGCCAGTGCCTCTGGCCTGACTACCGGTGATGGCGAGGAAATTCCCGCGAGCATCCGCGTCTGGGCCGCAGGGGTAAAAGCCCCGGAGTTCCTTAGCCACTTGGATGGCCTAGCCACTAATCGCCTTAACCAGTTAGAGGTGACAACCACCCTGCAGACCCAAAGCGATCCACATATTTTTGCCATGGGTGACTGCGCCAGTTGCATTGACGGAGACGAGCAACGAGTGCCACCACGGGCCCAGGCAGCACAACAAATGGCCACCCTGACGGCAAACAATCTGATCGCGCTGTTCGAGGATAAACCTCTGAAACATTTCTATTATCGCGATCGCGGTTCACTGGTATCCCTGAGTAAATATACTGCGGTAGGCAACTTGATGGGCGCCTTGGTCAAAGGCAGCCTCACGGTGGAGGGACGTATCGCAGGCTTTGCCTATCGCTCCCTCTACCGCATGCACCTGGCAGCAATTCATGGCTGGCCCAAGGCCATGTTGCTCTACTTGGTCGGGCAGGCCAATCGCGCCGTCAGCCCACGGCTAAAACTGCATTAA
- a CDS encoding CBS domain-containing protein, whose protein sequence is MSNSHNIHHMPTLAALMTPFPYHIDIDATVEDALAVMEEHKVRHLPVTRAGELETVISKGDIERANAPGHRLEEQQLYVHDLCARRPFIADIHDPLDKILLAMADTGIGSVLVMREGELVGIVTVTDILRFCSRYMAELAQPVDDSIA, encoded by the coding sequence ATGTCCAATTCTCACAATATTCATCATATGCCCACTCTCGCGGCTCTGATGACTCCCTTTCCCTACCATATCGATATTGATGCCACCGTCGAAGACGCCCTGGCGGTAATGGAAGAACACAAGGTGCGTCACTTACCGGTAACTCGTGCAGGGGAACTGGAAACGGTGATATCCAAAGGGGATATCGAGCGCGCCAATGCACCCGGTCACCGCCTGGAAGAACAGCAACTCTACGTGCACGACCTCTGTGCACGACGCCCCTTTATCGCCGATATTCACGACCCACTCGATAAAATCCTGCTGGCTATGGCCGATACCGGTATCGGCTCAGTGCTGGTAATGCGTGAGGGGGAGTTGGTCGGTATTGTTACAGTGACTGACATACTGCGTTTTTGCAGCCGTTATATGGCGGAGCTGGCCCAACCGGTGGATGATTCTATCGCCTGA